In one window of Helianthus annuus cultivar XRQ/B chromosome 17, HanXRQr2.0-SUNRISE, whole genome shotgun sequence DNA:
- the LOC110922934 gene encoding uncharacterized protein LOC110922934, with protein MTIDQGSGSKDADQINPNSPYYLHPSDYPKQLHVNDSLTDSNFSDWIQEMTNFLFAKNKIGFVDGTLKKPEKTSKEYMAWMRCDAMIKGWLTTAMEKEIRTSVKYANTSAEIWKDLNERFGKESAPRAYKLKQSLNVTRQNGVSVSAYYTKLRGIWDEINTVLPTPRCTCDGCSCEVGKKLVELKEKERLYEFLLGLDADFAVIRTQILAMKPTPTLGAAYHMVSEDEQQRNLSTNKKGTVENAAFQASQFARKEGQTQRRIWSKQEKGSGLINKNEHCTFCGKDGHNRDGCFKRIGYPEWWPGKGKKDGAKPKAAMVESTSSPVPGMTDEQYAMFLKLFGGNKNQEKEEPSPSANMAGRINQYGNWVVDSGATEHMTHQREVLENIETKTNEPPVTIPNGEHVPVKGCGEMNFKGGIKIKGVLFVPNFKCNLISVRRLTKDLHCAVTFFPDFFVIQDLNKRNLIGAGNCINGLYRMGEACEERKAMTVTINIWHKRLGHSSNVKLSHMNLLKDVDFDSENKFCDSCIQAKLTRLPFPNSSIKTDACFDMIHCDI; from the coding sequence ATGACGATCGATCAAGGAAGTGGATCAAAAGATGCTGATCAAATCAACCCGAACTCACCCTACTACCTTCACCCGTCAGATTACCCAAAACAACTGCATGTTAATGATAGCCTGACCGATTCAAACTTCAGTGATTGGATTCAGGAAATGACAAACTTTCTGTTTGCCAAAAACAAGATTGGGTTCGTTGATGGAACCCTCAAGAAACCAGAAAAGACAAGCAAGGAGTACATGGCGTGGATGAGGTGTGACGCCATGATAAAGGGATGGCTTACCACAGCCATGGAGAAGGAGATACGAACAAGTGTTAAATATGCTAACACTTCTGCGGAGATATGGAAGGACCTGAACGAGAGATTTGGAAAAGAAAGTGCCCCGAGGGCTTACAAATTGAAGCAATCCCTCAATGTGACTCGTCAAAATGGTGTTTCAGTATCAGCTTACTACACAAAACTTCGAGGTATTTGGGACGAAATCAACACCGTCCTACCGACACCTCGGTGCACTTGCGATGGTTGCTCTTGTGAAGTGGGAAAGAAGCTCGTAGAACTGAAGGAAAAGGAGCGTCTTTATGAATTTTTGTTGGGTCTTGATGCTGACTTTGCTGTGATACGGACCCAAATCTTAGCTATGAAACCAACGCCAACACTTGGTGCTGCGTACCATATGGTTTCTGAAGACGAACAACAGAGAAATCTTTCGACCAACAAAAAGGGAACGGTAGAGAATGCAGCCTTTCAGGCAAGTCAGTTCGCACGGAAGGAAGGTCAGACGCAACGAAGGATCTGGTCGAAACAAGAAAAGGGCAGCGGCTTAATTAACAAAAATGAGCATTGTACCTTTTGCGGAAAAGACGGTCACAATCGTGATGGGTGTTTCAAGCGTATTGGGTACCCCGAGTGGTGGCCGGGAAAAGGGAAGAAAGACGGTGCTAAGCCTAAGGCAGCGATGGTTGAGTCAACCTCAAGCCCTGTCCCAGGAATGACGGATGAGCAATATGCGATGTTTTTAAAGCTATTTGGTGGAAACAAAAATCAAGAAAAGgaagaaccttcaccttcagcAAACATGGCAGGTAGAATTAATCAATATGGTAATTGGGTAGTAGATTCGGGGGCAACCGAGCACATGACCCATCAAAGGGAGGTGCTCGAAAACATTGAAACCAAAACTAACGAACCACCCGTTACCATCCCTAATGGAGAGCATGTTCCTGTGAAGGGATGTGGTGAGATGAATTTTAAAGGAGGGATTAAAATAAAAGGAGTTTTATTTGTGCCAAATTTCAAATGCAACCTAATATCAGTCAGACGATTGACGAAGGATTTGCATTGTGCGGTTACATTTTTTCCTGATTTCTTTGTAATACAGGACTTGAACAAGAGGAACTTGATTGGAGCGGGTAATTGCATCAATGGTCTATACCGAATGGGGGAGGCATGTGAAGAAAGGAAAGCAATGACGGTAACTATCAACATATGGCACAAAAGATTAGGGCATTCGTCAAATGTAAAACTTTCTCATATGAACCTTCTCAAGGATGTTGATTTTGATTCTGAAAATAAATTTTGTGATTCTTGCATTCAAGCCAAGCTTACTAGATTGCCTTTTCCAAATAGTTCTATTAAAACTGATGCTTGTTTTGACATGATACATTGCGACATTTGA